A section of the Spirosoma pollinicola genome encodes:
- a CDS encoding glycoside hydrolase family 88 protein, with the protein MKFSLLGCLLVFSHIVLAQSTTAPPDRNTPWSQRMVATIMANNADSIAYVKEGKDAHWEYEMGVILQAIEQVWYRTADDRYFQYIQKNMDRYVNADGTIRTYKMDEYNIDYITPGRSLLMLAQQSLPGNEKYRKAAAVLRQQLAQQPRTNEGGFWHKKRYPYQMWLDGLYMAEPFYAEYTKLYGGAAGTDKKDFDDIVNQFVWMENHARDAKTGLLYHGWDESRAQKWANKETGKSPNFWSRAMGWYVMALVDVLDYIPQSYPRRAELITILQRTIPAIVTYQDPKSGCWYQVTDRPGEKSNYVEASGTGMFVYAIAKGVRMGYLPETMLASARKGYDGMLKNFISTDAKGQIHLEKTVLVGGLGGTPYRDGSYDYYLSEPLRQDDLKGVGPFIMASVEMEIAGSGAPADRSIGKGKTVAVDNYFNHEFRKSATGEQEPFHYLWDDRMHSGFFWWGNIFQNLGAKTTTISGAPTATSLKGVDVYIIVDPDTPKETAKPNYVSETDINAIDAWVRAGGTLVLMANDTSNCEHKHFGQLAARFGMQFLPKNRNMVQGTQWDQGTISIPAGNSIFPHTQTVYIKELAPLDVKAPAKAVVTDSGDVIMGVANVGKGRVFAVGDPWLYNEYVDGRRIPAKFQNFQAAKDLATWLVSGK; encoded by the coding sequence ATGAAGTTCAGTCTTTTGGGTTGCCTGCTGGTTTTTAGCCATATAGTACTAGCGCAGTCAACGACCGCCCCGCCCGACCGCAATACGCCCTGGTCGCAACGTATGGTAGCTACCATCATGGCCAACAATGCCGATTCTATAGCGTATGTGAAGGAGGGTAAAGATGCCCACTGGGAGTATGAAATGGGCGTTATCCTGCAAGCCATCGAGCAAGTATGGTACCGCACCGCCGATGATCGCTATTTCCAGTATATCCAGAAAAATATGGATCGATATGTAAACGCCGACGGCACTATTCGAACCTATAAAATGGATGAATACAATATCGACTATATAACGCCCGGTCGGTCGTTGTTAATGCTGGCTCAGCAATCGCTGCCCGGCAATGAAAAATACCGCAAAGCTGCTGCGGTTCTTCGTCAGCAATTGGCGCAGCAACCTCGTACCAACGAAGGCGGTTTCTGGCATAAAAAACGATACCCTTACCAGATGTGGCTCGATGGTTTGTACATGGCTGAGCCATTCTATGCGGAGTATACTAAATTATATGGCGGTGCAGCCGGAACGGATAAGAAGGATTTCGACGACATTGTGAATCAGTTTGTGTGGATGGAAAACCATGCCCGCGATGCTAAAACGGGCCTGCTCTATCATGGCTGGGATGAAAGCCGGGCGCAGAAATGGGCTAATAAAGAAACGGGTAAGTCGCCCAATTTCTGGAGCCGGGCAATGGGCTGGTACGTGATGGCACTGGTCGATGTGCTGGACTATATTCCGCAATCGTACCCTCGCCGTGCTGAACTGATCACGATTCTGCAACGGACGATACCTGCCATTGTAACGTATCAGGACCCGAAATCTGGCTGTTGGTATCAGGTAACAGATCGCCCAGGTGAGAAGAGCAACTACGTCGAGGCATCGGGCACTGGTATGTTCGTTTATGCCATTGCTAAAGGCGTTCGGATGGGGTATTTGCCCGAAACGATGCTGGCATCAGCCCGAAAGGGATATGACGGCATGCTGAAAAACTTTATTTCGACCGATGCCAAAGGCCAGATTCACTTAGAGAAAACCGTGCTGGTGGGTGGTCTGGGCGGTACGCCATACCGCGATGGGAGTTATGACTATTACCTGAGCGAACCGCTGCGTCAGGATGATTTGAAAGGTGTGGGGCCGTTCATTATGGCTAGCGTCGAAATGGAAATAGCAGGGTCCGGCGCACCGGCTGATCGTAGTATTGGGAAGGGGAAAACGGTGGCCGTCGATAACTACTTCAACCACGAATTTCGGAAGAGCGCAACAGGCGAACAGGAACCCTTTCATTACCTCTGGGACGACCGGATGCACTCGGGATTTTTCTGGTGGGGCAACATCTTTCAGAATCTGGGGGCTAAGACAACTACCATATCTGGTGCACCAACGGCAACTTCGCTTAAAGGCGTAGACGTTTACATTATCGTCGACCCCGATACGCCAAAGGAAACAGCCAAACCAAATTACGTTAGCGAAACTGATATCAATGCGATTGATGCCTGGGTACGGGCGGGTGGTACGCTGGTGCTGATGGCCAACGATACATCGAACTGTGAGCATAAACATTTCGGTCAGTTAGCTGCCCGCTTTGGAATGCAGTTTCTGCCGAAAAATCGGAACATGGTGCAGGGAACACAGTGGGATCAGGGTACAATTAGCATCCCCGCCGGAAATAGTATATTCCCTCATACTCAAACAGTTTATATTAAAGAGTTGGCTCCGCTCGATGTGAAGGCACCAGCCAAAGCGGTCGTAACCGATTCGGGCGATGTGATTATGGGTGTTGCGAATGTGGGTAAGGGCCGCGTGTTTGCTGTGGGCGACCCCTGGCTGTACAACGAATATGTAGATGGTCGCCGGATTCCGGCTAAGTTCCAGAACTTTCAGGCGGCAAAAGACCTGGCTACGTGGCTGGTTAGTGGTAAATAA
- a CDS encoding NUDIX hydrolase translates to MIDTTFHTFAEDLRQRLQKPLPGESAHQKMASTARYRLGVKPNERTRRSAVLICFYPYQNSIYLPLILRPQYDGVHAGQMAFPGGRMERIDENLTRTALREAQEEVGIRVSDVKVLGLLTELFIPPSNFYVQPVVGVLPYRPDFYPDPREVEAVVEVTLDTLLDETIVGDSQIEVRGVMVDATFYQIQGYRVWGATAMMISELLMVLDS, encoded by the coding sequence ATGATCGACACCACATTCCATACCTTCGCAGAAGATCTCCGTCAACGGTTGCAGAAACCCCTGCCGGGCGAATCCGCCCATCAGAAGATGGCGTCGACAGCGCGGTATCGGCTTGGTGTCAAACCAAACGAGCGGACGCGTCGGAGTGCCGTGCTGATCTGTTTTTATCCCTATCAGAATTCTATTTATCTGCCGCTGATTCTGCGCCCTCAGTATGATGGTGTTCATGCCGGACAGATGGCCTTTCCAGGCGGGCGTATGGAACGAATTGACGAAAACCTGACCCGGACGGCCCTGCGTGAAGCTCAGGAAGAAGTGGGTATCCGTGTATCGGATGTGAAAGTGCTTGGCTTATTGACTGAGTTGTTCATTCCTCCCAGCAACTTCTATGTACAGCCAGTGGTGGGGGTGCTTCCCTACCGTCCCGACTTTTACCCCGACCCGCGCGAGGTCGAAGCGGTTGTTGAGGTTACGCTCGATACACTTCTTGACGAAACGATTGTGGGCGATAGCCAGATCGAAGTTAGAGGTGTTATGGTTGATGCCACCTTTTATCAAATCCAGGGATACCGGGTGTGGGGCGCTACGGCCATGATGATCAGCGAATTATTGATGGTACTGGATTCCTAG
- a CDS encoding NAD(P)/FAD-dependent oxidoreductase: MIHQISLTLPPELALDEQAFREQALGHLAIPDNSDVVVRKRRQSIDARNRQVRVKVDADVFSGEAPPPLIQYQKPQTDVSRAPQAIIVGAGPAGLFAALRLIELGIKPIVLERGSDVRARRRDLAAINKDHIVNPESNYCFGEGGAGTYSDGKLYTRATKRGDVRRILEIFVAHGATEQILVDAHPHIGTNKLPGVVTDLRESILQAGGEVRFDTKVTDLILAGNSLHPTELKGVVLANGESIMGIGVILATGHSARDIFYLLQHRNIHIEAKPFAMGVRIEHQQSLIDQFQYHQPTKGDYLPAASYSLIAQTRFKGVERGVFSFCMCPGGFIVPAATAPGELVVNGMSPSRRDSQFANSGLVVAIADEDLLPYADEGALAGLALQQDLERWACKMGDGRQTAPAQRIADFVDGRLSNQLLPTSYQPGLASVDMSEVLPDHIAQPLRQGLRDFGRKMQGYLSNEGQVIGVESRTSSPVRIPRNRETCEHEQVSRLFPCGEGAGYAGGIVSAAMDGERCAEELVKLYK, from the coding sequence ATGATTCACCAGATTTCACTTACCCTACCACCCGAACTGGCCCTGGACGAACAAGCATTCCGGGAACAGGCCCTAGGTCATCTTGCCATACCCGACAACTCCGATGTGGTGGTACGAAAGCGTAGACAGTCGATTGACGCACGCAACCGGCAGGTTCGGGTGAAGGTAGATGCCGATGTGTTTTCCGGCGAAGCCCCTCCCCCGCTTATCCAATACCAAAAACCACAAACCGATGTTAGCAGGGCACCACAGGCCATTATTGTGGGGGCAGGACCGGCAGGACTCTTTGCGGCCCTTCGTCTGATTGAGTTGGGCATAAAGCCCATTGTGCTGGAACGCGGCAGTGATGTACGTGCCCGTCGGCGCGACCTGGCCGCTATCAATAAAGATCATATTGTCAATCCCGAATCAAACTATTGCTTTGGCGAGGGCGGAGCAGGAACCTACTCCGATGGTAAGTTATATACCCGCGCCACCAAACGGGGCGATGTTCGGCGTATTCTGGAAATATTCGTTGCCCATGGTGCTACCGAGCAAATTCTGGTTGATGCACACCCGCACATTGGCACCAACAAACTGCCCGGCGTCGTTACCGACCTTCGCGAAAGCATTCTACAGGCCGGTGGCGAAGTCCGATTCGACACTAAAGTAACCGACTTGATCCTTGCTGGAAATTCCCTGCATCCAACTGAACTAAAAGGCGTTGTGCTGGCCAATGGCGAGTCGATCATGGGAATTGGCGTTATTCTGGCAACGGGGCATTCGGCACGCGATATTTTCTACCTGCTTCAACACCGTAATATTCATATTGAAGCCAAGCCGTTTGCGATGGGTGTCCGGATTGAACATCAGCAAAGTTTAATCGACCAGTTTCAATATCACCAGCCCACAAAGGGAGATTATTTACCGGCGGCCTCGTATAGTCTGATCGCCCAAACCCGCTTCAAAGGGGTAGAACGGGGCGTTTTTTCGTTTTGTATGTGTCCGGGTGGTTTTATTGTTCCGGCCGCAACAGCTCCGGGCGAATTGGTCGTTAATGGAATGTCACCCTCACGTCGGGATTCGCAGTTTGCCAATTCGGGGCTGGTTGTTGCCATTGCCGACGAAGACCTTCTGCCCTATGCCGACGAAGGTGCCCTGGCCGGGTTGGCGTTACAACAGGATCTCGAGCGCTGGGCCTGCAAAATGGGCGATGGCCGACAAACAGCACCGGCCCAACGAATCGCCGACTTTGTAGATGGCCGTTTGTCGAACCAATTGTTGCCTACCTCCTACCAACCTGGTCTGGCATCGGTTGATATGAGCGAGGTACTGCCCGATCATATTGCCCAGCCACTTCGGCAGGGGCTGCGCGATTTTGGTCGAAAAATGCAGGGATACTTGAGTAATGAAGGGCAGGTTATTGGCGTCGAAAGTCGTACATCGTCGCCCGTAAGGATTCCCCGCAACCGGGAGACCTGTGAACATGAGCAAGTTAGCCGTTTATTTCCCTGTGGCGAAGGGGCTGGTTATGCGGGGGGTATTGTTTCGGCAGCCATGGACGGTGAACGTTGTGCCGAAGAATTAGTTAAGTTGTATAAATAG